The window AATAAAGGTACattaatatatttatttatttatatttatatatatttattatattgtttgaaatgagtttttcataataaaatcaacacATTTCGTAGAAATTTATCATTGTGGATTTGTAAAAGCAAAATTCACCATAACAGCTGAATGGCAAATTTGTTTTGCACTACTTACAACCGATAGATTTTTCTACGTATTCGAATTGGGACAGAATAGTTCAACAATACCGACATTAGAATGTGAACGATATCATATATTTAATCTGAGAAAAACGGTTCGGCTTAGCAGAATGGATGAGAAAAGTTCGATGAACGATGAAATTGGCAGTCAAATTAATCGTAAAAATAGTGATTCGTCTAGAGAATGTTGTGCTATTGATTGTAAATATGGATTCAGTCTAACACAAAACGGAGGTCACGTCGTATATCTCGTAAGCTCATTCGAATCTCATATTAATCTCTggtaatatgatgataaatattcTCATGTCTTTGACATTTGATAGAAATTTTCTCTCTTGAATTAATAGGTATCGATCCATATGGAGATTTTGGTTAGTTCCTCGACAGCCACCAGAGAAATTAATTCTAGAAGAACAATATCTAACAAAAGATGACGTGCCGATAGCAATCGACAAGTGCCTAAAGTTTCTCGACACATTTAACCAAACTGGCCTAAATCTTTTTGGTCCCATGCAGGATTCCATACATGAACATACAGCAATCACGATTCAGAATTCATCGCCTAATGAAAAGCCAAATGAGCCAATTTCACGGAATCGCCTGCCAGGTTATTTAGCTACAACCCCAATGCTGGCCGATATGGACTTATGGACACAACAGAATATTCTTACTCAACTTCGATTCGACTCATGGAATATACATTTGTTACCACAAAAATATAATGCTTGTCAGATAAGCCAACTAATGTTGCTTTATCTACGATCTATGAACGAATGTCTATTCACTGAAGCATTGCTGCCATATTGGATAAAATTGTggaaaacaataaacaaaatagacGAATCCGATAATTCCGATTCGGATTCAATTGACtctaaaaatgaacaaataaaacgTCTGTTGAAATTTATGCCACCGGTTAACTATGCTCTACTCAGacgtttcatcatttatctcGCCAAGTAagtaatcgatcaatttgattttcaagaatcatttattttctttctatttcaaataatttactATAGCGCAATACACAATAATGAAGAATATTCTCTGTCGACTTCATTATGCAAAacactatttttttctaaaccGAATAAGACACCCATCTCGGTGTCGGTTGCacgatcaataatgatggcatTGATTCAGAATCATGTATGGTTATTCGATGTGACCAAGGAggaattggaaaaagaattgCATATCAAACGTGTGGTCAATCTAATCATTAGCCAGAATCGTAAACAAAGTGCGAAAAAACAATCTGggcagaaaatgaaaataaatcgaatgaataattttattggTGGCGAACATATGATAGCAATTGCTAATAAAGGCTatcatggtgatgatagGACAAGAGtgaattcattgatcatcggCATTAAAGTGACAGCATGGCCGGATAATAAGCAAATTAATGTAAATGTGCATATAAATCGTAGCACTACAGcgaatgaaatatttgagATGATTCTGGAAAAAGTAAGCTTCATTTATAAAGCAAGAGTTACACCTCATgtgaaattgatcaatataacAATCTATATAATTTATATCATATGATATTAAGGTAAaacttgatgataatgaagaaattCTGAATAGCTATTCAGTGTTTGAAGTAATTTGCAATCGTCGTCTTGAACGCATCATAATGGGTAAAGAAAAGATTTTGCCTTTAATACTTTGCTGGTCAAATTGGCCATCACATTGGTCTATGGATGCTTGTATTGAAATAAAGCCAACGGAACGATTGCTGAGGGGTCAGCCGGACCATAAAATGAACAAGTTACCAAATTTAAAagtcattcaatttgaaaatgaatcattgaatgtaaCGCCAATCATGTTAATGTCAGTGATACGATATTGCGGACAAAGTGATACACGTTCGGTCAAACATGTATTGGccgaattttcatcatcacaattgtTTCTATATTGTAAAGAAACACATCATTTATTAAGCCAATATGAACTGGATGAAATCTATTGGTACGTTGGTATCGAATCTGGAAATGTATTCCAGAATGCTACACCAATTAAATGCCAGACAATTGTAGCAGATCCGGATGAAGCGACTGCATTGGTAGTTTCAAGTggttcaaattcaaatatgaGTGGATCTACCAAATCTGCCGGATCTACAAAGGCAATCCGCCGTCATCAACAACCACATTCATCGACGGTAGCTAGTGTCAGTAATCAAATACCAACAGTCCCAACCACATTAGTTGAATGCCAAATAACTAGTACTAATAGTATACCCGCCTTAACATTCATCGAACGACATCGAATTAAATCCCGACAAAGTCATGAACGTCGTAATTTTGGACAAACATTGGTATTTAATAGCTGGATCGAGTTGGATCAATGGATTAAAGGATTGTTAGAAGCAAGTTTACATAGagaattgtttgaaatttaaatttttttcaaacagaATAAAGATGGCAACAATAATTCTGTTATGTAAATCGAATTTtataaaagaatttgaataaaaagaatttttttcgtgaaATTCCGTCAATCTGatcaaaaacttttcattgtTCAGGTATATCAATTATATTCTATATAATATagaattgtaaatttttcttaCTCTAATAGGCGTACCAAACATATGAACTTCTTCAtaccatttttgtttgtcttgtTTCAAAACCAGGAAAAGATGCTTGAATcgaaatcattttgtttgatggCCAAATGGTACTGTTGGGATTAATTATGTATTACCATTTTTCATGTcataccattattattattattatttttcagtcataattttcaacaaatattttctttcattataATATTGATTTGTTGGATGTCTCAAATGAATTACTTATATGCATTCTCAAcataagaaacaaaaaccaattcGTATTTGCAATTTTCtttagttgtttttttctgttttgtatAGCTGATTTTAgcaacaatcaattgatttattaatgataaattttcattctattgTGTTAAGATTGAATAACAGAACAGGTTTGATTGGATCTCTAAatgtaaaatattttttttcatcaaatcatttctGTTCAAGTAattattgttcattataatgatgtcAAAAATTAGGAATCgtgaaagaataaaaaaaaataatgaaaacgatAAGTAGCTTCATTAGAATACTTCAGTCAAGtaatgatcatttatttacgagagaaagagaattttcttacatttatttatttgtatatattATACGAAATAGAAATTCTTATTTTGTCATAGCCATAAATTAGTATCTTTAATCGATTTGTCCACTTTTTTTGGTGGTTAATTGTTGTTTGGGTTTTTTCTGCTTTTAACAtagaaatatatatatggcaatatgacgataatgatgtcCACTGATTACTATATCGgattcgattgatcgattgatttgagaacaaaaagttttttttattcggcCAAAGgctaatttatttttcggaATACAGggtaataaatttttttttctcttttttctcatataatgataaagaCCCATGAATAATGCTTGCATgagtatgtgtgtttgtgtgtctaTATGTTTTGatcttatcatcaaaaaaatttgtatacATTTAACCTGAGCTGTCCTTGAAGACTAGGAACAAAGATGAtcatatgtttgtgtgtatataaatcattggttagattgattgatttgtaaaGTTGTGTTGGTGGTGTACGTGATTTTCGGAGTAAATGGTccgatataaaaaaaatacataaatACTTAAATAGTCATAGGTAAAACACATGTagtcatcatttgttttggttcATTTGCTCATTTTagacgaaacaaaaaaaaatttattttttaaaaatcaaaatgatttgtCAGCAAAcatttaattcatcatcatctatgtTGATATTGTCGTTGCTGTTATTATTACCCGTTATAACATTATCAAAGACGATATCCAGAAGAGCAAGCGAACAAGAATCTGATGCCGATGATGGTATTATGGAATATAATGATTGCGGTATAGGCAATTTACGACGACTAAAAGTGATGGGTTGTGAACCTGATGAAGAGATGCGTAGccgtttttgtttattaacACGTGGTTCAAATGCTTCATTGGTAGCAAAATTTATTGCAGATGGTGATTATCCAACGGTGTCAACCGATGTACGAATAAAAATCGGTTTCCTAGAGTTTGGTTATCCACCAATCGAATATGATGCTTGCCTACATTATGTTGCATGTCCGTTGCATAAAGATGAATTGAGTGTGGCTCGAGTTATATTTCCCATACCTAGTTTTTCTCCAAGAgtaagtttttatttttgaaaataaaaaaaacaatttgatcatatcaaatattttttctattctattaGTTTGCAAACATGTTGATTACTGCACGTCTTTATGGACCGAATAGCGAATTGATTGTCTGTGGACAGGCAAGAGCcggattgatttgaatacacataaagaaaaaatgaaactaaaATCTTTTTCTGGTTCTTCTCTATCTctgtcgtttttgttttaaagtGTATCTATATGCAATCCTAAACCTActtaaacatcatcattttattgtcAGCAGTTAATCATTTTGTATTGTATACAAATGGATAAATTATATCTTTCCTTTGATAATCACATatcataaataataatttttttttcgattaaaaaatgtttttgaaaaaaaatctcatttttAATGTGccactttttttgttcgtgaTTTTATTGGTTATATAATGGACAATTCTTTGGAATTGAAGAACATATGGCCATGTTCACTCACATTAACACAAAGAGACTTGAAcacgaatcaatcaaatagtcaatcaatcgattgatgaattcAAGATGCTTCTATAAtagaatcaaacaaaaaaaaatagattcatttttttatttgttatttttcatttcatttatatataaaaaaaataaattgatccaGAATCCATTATGAATATTAGAATCTTATAATAATAGATCAGGGAATCTTAAATCACAATGGTCGTGACTTGTTggggaatgaaaaaaaaataacaaatgatATCGTAACAagccataataatattttcaaaagaacattttttccttttttcacgatcaaataataatggcagGAAATAGAACTTAATTAAGCCTCCTAGGCAGAAATTTTTCGTGTTTTTGGcgctttttttccatctgaaacgaaaagaaaaaaccaaaaaaaaatatgatagtgatgattttgatgcacattctctttctttcttttatcaatttattctttttttcatttttttttgtataataTGAACGACAATGAAATTGTCACAGAAATTCGCAAACATTAAATGTCAAATTGTCGTGGTGGTATAATGGCGTTGGTCGTTGTCAAAGTCATCGTATTCTATatgtataaatgaaaatgaaaaactttcagaaaaaaaaattcaagtctccaacattttttttataatattagcttatttgaaaaaggaaaagaaaatgaaataagaaaaaaaaatatttcacaCTCCCAACGGTGTTGAATATTATTGAAGATAGAGAtggaataagaaaaaaatgagcattgaattcataatttcatttattcatagggaaagagaaaaaaaaatttcggtcATCACAGAATCGTTTCGAAacttgcaaaaaaaaaataaaatatttttattagaCAAATATTGtagattgttttttattattatcattattattattccatttattctcattaaaaattttaatgagTTGccgaaccagaaaaaaaattgtttatataACAACCAACTATGGCCTAGCTAACTATTAtaattcaacaatgatgcTAAAAACACTAAAATTCAGGATTTAAAAATAAgcacaagaaaaacaatacGATACGGGCGAAATACATTttcgaattttaattttaatgacagaaatgaagaaaaaaaacaaaacaaattattggattaaatttcaattatttttgtatcattttgatgttcggaaatatttttcattttattttgttaaaTAATTCTtgaacaattcaattttcacttTGAATTAGTTGTTTAACAGGTTTAACAGTGCCATATTTGGATAGTTGTCCATAGAATaacaattacaaaaaaaaatttccagatATTAGAAGTGttattaaatattttttttcatgccCAAAATATAGACAATATATACACAATTCGATAacttaaaaaattcaaagaatttgGAAAGCATTCAATTGGCGTtcttttgattcgattttttttcctaattgatgatgataacggtATCATAAAATCatgaacgaaataaaaaatattttttcaaataatggaaaatcgttatttttttcatttcaaatgaatgtttcatcatcatcatcattaacgaTCGATGaggttcttttttttgtactgAGTACGtgtacatttcattttgttcatgatAAACACAATTTTCTgggaatttgatgattataaattcCCATTCAGATGAatctatcaatttttttttgcttctttgaaaataattatctTAAATTTATTGCCTAAAATTCATCTAGCTGATTTGCGATTgattttaccatttttattcattattatatcattCGAAAAAAGAAGTTGTTATAACTTCTTACTCGAACATTATTAAATGTctaactttttttccattctaaatcatttcattcacttgTATGATGAGGCTTTTTCTATTGATATTCGGTTATACACGACTATCTCTTACTTTCTCAATTCTCATCATAGTATGAGTTGTCCAGTGGTTTGtattagtaaaaaaaaattctattattatggtgACGACGACGTTTGGTTTATAAGCCAATCTATACTCATATCCATCTATCTGGTCTATATATAAATACGATTCTGGTATACcaacaaacaaccaaaaaaaacggacAATGTCAGCATGAGTATTGACTTTATATAATACGATTTACTTTCATTTTCTCACTATCCCTCAGACACTTTCTCCATCTCTCTTCCTTTCTCTTTCATATCATATTGTGACTTTATTCTGTCTAAAATTGTAATGTATcctttttttgctgctgaaatgtttgtgtttcggtgttggtggtggtggtcgattttctcattcaaaatggaaaagTTGGATAAGAGAATTCTACACACCCcctccacacacacattcaaatacaaaaagGAGAAATacacttttcattttcattcccCTCGAGATACTATACATATATTGTCTATCGTTTTTGGATATGGTAAATATCGAAACTATGCTATACGGCCAAAGGCAAACAAGGCGTCAATATCTACGTCACACATGCACAgcgaacaaacaaatatgcAAGGGAAATTTCAACTATGTTACGATGAAAAATATGTGTATTCTGTTATATTATTAGCATCGCATGCGTCGAAtgattaaagaatttttaagGCTCTTCTACTTTTTGTAATGGTGACGATTTCCCCCGCTTcctaaaatgaattttctggTTCTGGTCCGTTGGTTTCATTCGGTCGTCGTTTTTTATATGTGTTCGAGTATGAATTTGTGCTTTGTAATGTCTTTCGCATTATATTTTAAGGGAAGGAAGGTGCACACAATCTCATAGCCCTTAAGTCTAAAAGTCACAGTGCGTTTTGATGCTATACTCGATggccatgatgataatgactaTTTATCACAGAAACGCGTGGTATATGAGCCTAAACAAGTAAATGACACCATCGAGAATCGGAAAACCCAAGATTCTTGGATCTTGTATTCTATTCTTCGATTCAcgattcatcaatgatggtgGCCATGATATGGTttctccctctctctctctttcttctTGTATATTATTCGTGGTAGTGGTAATAAGATTCTGTATCGAAATTTCATATGgcgcatttttttcatttttattggcTTGTCCTTGTCGTATATTTTTCATGGAAAGTTTCCGAATGAATCCACAATCATGATGTCATGGTACGGAATCGTTCGTAGATCCATTAACTTGGTTTGTTTCATAATCATGCCTAAAGTTGCagattcatatatatacacacacacattaaaaCATTTTGGTTCAATTGTATTCcaaaaacgacgacaacaacaacaaccaccaccaccaccaatgaaAGCAGCACCCATTGTTTGTCGTCATCGTTTTTGATGGTGtcggtaatggtggtggtcatgTTTGTTCATAGAAGATTCACTAATATACCCCATTTGAAACATGCACACACCTACAGGATCATTCTTCGATGACAAAGTTTCAACAATAGTGTAGTTACCAAGTAAAgcttttctttatttttcttttgtcttTTAGCATTCTCTGTCTCTCTTTCATTCACAACAATAGTTAGTCGATTGTAATAGTGAAGCAAAGAGAAGTtagaaaataaacattttagaattcatttcaaataatatttttgttgttgttgttatcattgaATGGAACAATGAGaaatataaaagaaaatagcaacaaaaagaatggaaaaaaattttcattcacaatcatGATTCTATCTTCTGGATATTGTTATCATCACGATAGGATAACAGcagaattttgattgaacaagaaaaaaaagccgtGAAAAGTAGCAGCATCTGAATCTTGGTTCTATAGTAAATGGAAACCTAGATTATTCTGtctattttttgaaaaaaaatcaaatactCCAGTGACTGACTGACTTACTGGCTGTCTGAATGACTGACTGGTTGAGCTATAGATATTTGGTAATTATGGAGCaatggatgaaatttttttttgttggtggaTACAACCGCGagaaatccattttttcacaaaaaaaaaattcttaccaTAATTTCATCACATATAAACATGGTCACGAggatattatttattttatttaaactCTATATAATATACGAACagtagatatttttttctctctaaaATGTCtaattcatatatgaaacCCAAATAGAAGAAGTAaagattaaaaattgaaagcgcaaagttttttctttcatttatgaacagaattattatattgcATTTGGAATCCTATTTAAAAGGCTTATcgaacacacaaacatcattCTCAACCGCACATATATTTCGTGTAGTTGAAAATTCCAGtggaaatcaatgaatttctttCTCAAAATTTGaccatttattttatttatcacaGCCACGAATTAACAGTAAACTTGCATTTCTATTTTGCTGTTATTTacgaataaatgataaataaaaaagaatggtGAAAGCctgaattgaattatcaGTCTCTCATgctataaataaaattttcacttatttttttaaaaaaagattttacAGAATctttatatatatcaaaaGTCATTTAGAAAAATTGCTATTAACCGAACAACATCGATTATGAAATTactaaggaaaaaaattatcaaaattcatggatacaaccaaaataaacaaaaaaaaaatagatatttgaatcaaacattttagTTTCGGTCGTTTGGGTAGCCTAACAATTGTtcatattgatcaaatgaataaaaattctattgtgtatcatcatgaataatTTGTTACACACTCACATaactatgaatgaatggtaaaGAAAACatagaatcgaattgaaaaaaaactaataataattcttttttgaatacgaatttttccaattttctatttccaatctttttcaatgcatgttcgtcgtcgtcgtcgtcgtttgtgtgtatgtgtgttttgttttttgttttattatcacaacaatcattttctCAATAGCCGgagtcgttgttgtcgtcgtcgtcgtcgtcgccatcgtcatgaatgaatgaaaataaaatgaaatagaatagaatgaatgaatgaataaaacaaagtgatgatgatgatgatgatgatgatgatgatgagggtggtggtggtggtggaagtaagtataatgaaacaaacacgcacacatcATGAAGGAAAGAGAATTTTTTACTGAGTATTTGttataaaaacaaacgaacaaacttCCTTTGGCAAACTTGGTTCCAAAAATATGAAggaaaaaaccagaaaaccCAAACccgaaaaccaaaaaaaaacccgaacCAATATACAGACATGCGGGTATTAGAGATAGGATATTTTCGGTCCAATGAAGAGTGTGCCATAGAATGAAAGAGCGAATGAAGATTCTACTTGTCGGGCGCCATTAAGGCCATGGTGTTGCCCGCGCGCGACTCAGTTTCACTTTGCTCTCAACAGCTCATTCTCTCGTTCAATTCACTCTTTCGACATTTAACTCTCGACTGACTGAAATGGCTCATTCGATTTTGTTCCAGAATTCACATTCAATCCCGCAATGTTTGGTTGATCGGTCGGTCGGTTAGTCAATCagtatttatttgttgtatATTTCGGCtgattttttaatgttttttagGTCGATCGGTCTTTTGCTTCACTAATATAAATATCTTCTTTCATTTTAGCCAATAGACGgtttttttgtgaatatGTTTAAGATGTTcaactttttgtttgttttgtttcatttcatttcattttgatttgaatttcatctcGTATATAGTAACAAAAAAGGTGAACGAAAAGTCAATTCCGATATTAATGTAAGTCCAAGGACTTTTCTGGTGTACGGTGATATTTTGGCTTTCCTCATCATTCTCGGTCAAGGATATGTTCCGAATCCTTAAGATTACcgataaaaaaacaacaaaatttgtgtttttttgtgcgtgtatgtgtttgtttctAAATGAATGGGCGTGAATATATTGTCCGAAAAATCTCATGATTTccaatacaacaaaaaaaaatagaactGTAATCCATTTCTGATTGTAATTccaagcacacacacacacacacaaacacatcaacatcatcattattggacACAGAATTTCTtgttacaatcatcattaccatcatcatagttaTCATTGACACGCTCATCTGATATAACTGCCGCGCATCTCATCATaaattaacaacaaaatttttttttttgaaaattcttcatcacaAAATTAATATTAAACTTTCAGCCAAACCAAGGGAATAATCacaaatcaacatcattataatcatttcaGCAGTGcctttttatcattaaaatcgtttttttatcgttgttgatgtAAATGTTGTGATCTGATTAATCTCTCTTCTCTGTTAGCGattctgtaaaaaaaaaaatctttttcatcaagtaaaaaatttcaaatatcaaatcaaatcaaccaTCAACCACAATCCAgtaatttcaaatcaaatcatacaTACAAACCTAAACCTTGGTTCATCATTAACcctaaattttaatttgtgattccagaattttcaaaagtcagatgaaaaattattatttattacttcatcaatttttctgtCATTTCAGTTTTACATCATTAACCGAATTTCTTTTCGCCTAATAATTACCATTGGAACCAGCATAGGATTTAAATCATAATATTGGCACACAtcggtcttttttttgcatggCGAAAGTTTATGAGCAttttgaaaaagtttttattcataatgctctcattgattattcaaatcaaattaaaatataTCTATTTGGTGACCagaatgatttatttttgaattacacaaatcaacatttcatcaatcagacattatcttcattatcgtgtatttcatcaaaaaaaaaattgaaaaaatgcttgtttttttcatcataatgtagtgagatttttttcaaacagaaaaaaatccggtTTTttgtgtcatttttttcgatcaataTTAAACCGACAAATCGAcattatataatcatcaacattaaaccattattatcatcaccaccaaaacaaaaatgcaGGTCGATTTTGAAAATGCATATGCCGTTGCACGGCAAACGATATCGCGTTTTCGTACCCGTGACAAAGCCGAGTAAGTAAATTGAGTATAGaattgaggaaaaaaaaattccggaaCTCCTCTTACGTGAAAATTTTACCTACATACAAAATGATACTTAACACCTGTATATAAAAATACATTACGATGCTCTttaatcatgataataatgatgatgatgatatcgatatgaaaaatatggTGCATcagaagaaagaaagaaaaaatgttgtcTCGTTGTACATTGAtcagtattattatttttttatggttCGATTTTCGATCAATGTTCTTTCAAAAGAGTCATACACGCAAATTTTAGCATAAAGCgcccacatacacacacacacatgtatcACACCAGCTGCATAAAGATTCTTTATTTcatagttgttgttttttgtttgtttgtgttccATTGTATGCAAAACTTGTTCCAGAAACAGAATATTATAGCAAAATGGAAGACTAGTAAAACATAAAGCATAGTACATACATTTGGAACATTGGAAAACATCAAGTTTCATGAATAATTCAGTCATGTATatttgttatgatgatgatgatgatgatgatgatgataccattttatttccaacatttcaattcatctgATTTAGGTAGTTGAATCCGAATCTGTTATATAACGGAAtctgtttcatttatttgtataaaccttttttttcacattttgcATATAGTAATCATTATATATCgaataacaaataataacaaaaacagcaGCTAGCAAAAATTAGTGAAGCAGATAATGAAagtataaaattttttttttttttttgccaaaataaaaacaaatgatgatgatatttgataaaattattttaggcgttattattataaataataataataatatgaacgaaaaatggaatgtaataaattttttttttgctccaCTACGGTAATGatattaataaaatgatttccTCTCAATTCGATCTCAATATTCTTTACTTGATTAGTGTATATTCTAGTTTGTGAATGCTACACATATATTATAACGATGGACAACCAGcaaatggaatgatgatgatgatagcatTGATATGATTAGTAATTGgtaattaaatttattattatatatcatATGCTTGCCTGagcatttcattttcactcaTCTTTGGACCATTAGTACTAtagtacaaaaaaaattaattctcATTCTCTATTGGAACTTTCGGCTTGGAACTTTTCATATCaataatgtcaaaaaaaaacattatataTTCGTTCATagtattattcattttatttttggatcaACATTTAAAGACAAAAGTATATGAAGAATGCAAATACCAgacacagcaacaacaacaacaacaacaaaaaaagtctTTGAAGCCcatgt of the Dermatophagoides farinae isolate YC_2012a chromosome 1, ASM2471394v1, whole genome shotgun sequence genome contains:
- the LOC124492142 gene encoding mite group 2 allergen Gly d 2.02, encoding MICQQTFNSSSSMLILSLLLLLPVITLSKTISRRASEQESDADDGIMEYNDCGIGNLRRLKVMGCEPDEEMRSRFCLLTRGSNASLVAKFIADGDYPTVSTDVRIKIGFLEFGYPPIEYDACLHYVACPLHKDELSVARVIFPIPSFSPRFANMLITARLYGPNSELIVCGQARAGLI